The following nucleotide sequence is from Labeo rohita strain BAU-BD-2019 chromosome 3, IGBB_LRoh.1.0, whole genome shotgun sequence.
ACTTACACAAAAAGCAATGGCTAGAGAGGACGAGAGAAAGCGTTTTTTGCTTGCTTTTAGGTAATATGGctatcagtatttttgtttgttgagTGGATGCTGTCATTGGtttgtaatttttcttattttaataaccTCATCACACAGAAGTGCTGAGAAGGTGAAAGGCTACTGGTGAAATCTCCTGAGAGCTCATTAAGAGACTCCTTCCAGTCTAACCAGGAAGTGACTGACACCATATGCTTCGATGTATCCGATTTTCAGGCTGGGTGAAGATGGTGCGAGTTCTTATTAGACCAGAACAAGATTCTTAGTGACTGTCTGTTTGAAACGAAAATTGTACCCAGAAACTGTGTCGTCATAGAGTGAAAAGTCTAGTTAAGGTACTTTCAGACCAAACTTGTCATGAAAAAGCAAATAGAGTCACCGATAAATGGTGTATTCATAGTGAAACATCCATGGAGTGGGCTGAATAAATCACAGTTTTGCCACATACACAGCAGATAATGAACACAGAATTTAGGTTAAGCAAGTTTACATTTCAAAGTGAATCCAGTTTGAATTCATTTAGTTGTTTGTAGTgtgaaccgaaaaaaaaaaaaacgatatgAAAACCCAATCTTACAAAcctgatgtaaatcaaatgtgttttaaaatctgattCTTTCAGTTTGAATGGTGAGATTGGATTTCAAGTGGGTTTTCTTTGTCGTGATACTCTCATAAATGCGTGACGCGGAAGaaaagaattgttgaataaagttgtttttttttctttgtgcataagAAGTATTCCCGCAACTTCATAAAatgaaggttgaaccactgatgccacatggactttTTTACAATGTCTTgtccttgaacgtgtcagttgtgttgctgtctatgcagggtcagaaagcctaattaatgacagattttttgaGATTACATAGTCAGTCCTAAAGATttcatttgaaaaactaatCAGGTTTGTGTAAAGTGAACAAAGCACTGAGATGACTAGATGAGatgaataaaatcagtgacttacaCCATATCCTGTATTGACGGATCAAACTATAACACACTGACTAACACCATTGTGTCTGTCAGTTCAGAGCAGATAAATTCAACACTTCGGCACACACCATCGCACAATCAAGGTTTAGTCATGCCCACCTTCATGGCTTTAGTGCGCTTTGAGTTCTCTCGACAGACATGATGGCAGgtagagagggagagaggaCCACTTATTCAAAACGATCCTATCATCTATTGCCCTCCATCATTTGTTCGCTCAGAATTGTAGAGCGTAACTCCCACACTACTGAACACAGAGCGGCGTTCTTGCAATGAATAACACTTCAGGGTTTTTTCAAGTAGTTCTGTcctcaaatgtacacacacaaacattcaaatataacAGTTCAGCCTAGATTCATGCACACAGTTAAAAATCACGACCCAGAACATTACCAAGTACAATTTCAAGATGATACAACATATCTGACCTACTGACACTAAACTAAGACATTCAACCTTCAAGGATGGCAACATTTCTGCACAAGTCTGCCTGCTGAATTAACATACACTAAGTAAACATTATAATGCTCatactttaatatttatgaccctggaccacagaaccagtcttcttaagtagcatgggtatatttgtagcaatagccaacaatacactgtatgtgtcaaaattatcgattttcttttatgccagaaatcattaggatattaagtagagatcatgttccatgaagatattttgtaaattttctactgtaaatatatcaaaacttaatttttgattagtaatatgcattgctaagaacttcacttggacaactttaaaggtgattttctcaatatttaattttttttgcactctcagattctagattttcaaatagctgtatctcaaccaaacattgtcctatcctaacaaaccatacatcatttattcagcttttcatgtataaagttcaaaacactgacccttatgactggttttgtggtgtaGGGTCACATTTTTGTAATCTAAGCATAATAAGATGCTCTTGTTAGCCTTAAATGTTCAGTTAATTTTTGGACAAAGGTACAAACTGTAAGCaataaatgaaacatgaaacatgaaaaaacatgaaaaaagagCATAATGGAGGAAGGAGGAAAATCTTATATCACAACTATTAAAATCTGCCCAAAAAGGACATTCTGTATTTTGCTcaaatactgtaattttaatcttttacttttttccccacttcATAATGGAGGTTAAATTAtctcattgtttaaaaaatgtatatatggaATGTGTgtctgaaaaatatttcatgAGCAAAAAATCCTATCTTAAATGTAGTCTAGCCTTTGCAGAATACATATTGTTCACTATTTATTGATAACTTCaaacagtattaaaatgaactaaaacagtcacactttacagtaaaattcATTAGTAACATTAGTTGACTACTTTAGTTAGTATGAACAAAGAAtgaatacttctacagcatttcttagtcatagttaatattaatgtcaaaatttacTAACGCATTatcaaaatcaaaagttgttaacattagttaatgcactgttaactaacatgaactacaataaacaactgtattttttattaactaacgttaataaatggtaataaatgtattgtatattataattatattataattattataattaaattacaccTTATTGTACAGCATTTCCactaaaactaatacaaaatgtttttggtaactgaaataaacttgaaatataataaaatataaatattagatgaaaaaaattaactcaGTAATGCTGCCAACTAACTGAATTCAATAAGTTTAAGTAACATCAttagtattataaaataaattaaacaaaataaataaaagaaaattagaagaataacaaaagcacataataaaaatcactaaaacctCAACTAATATCAAAATGATAAGTGCAAAATAAAGGCTAATTGAAACTATTAGTAAATAGACTTGAAACTGTTTTCACATTAGGTCAACAGCAGCATGAGAAAGAGTTTCAGAGTCTCTGAGCATTAAAAGCTCTGACAGATATTGGAGAAAAGCAGAACTACTCACGTGTGCCATCAAAGCGTTTGGCGATGGTGTCAAGAAAGGTGTTCTGAGGGGCCAGAAGCCCTTTCATCACTGGCATGATGCCGAATCCTCAGACCTCCATTACAAAGAGAACGGAGAGTGAGAGAAAGTAGAGAGGTGAGATGATTTCGTCCGAAGTTCAAACTGTGTTGGTGGCTGGCTTATACAAGGTGCTAACGGCTGCTTGTTAAGAACCGATTCAGTTGAGTTCAGCTGAAAGCCTTCTGCAGCAGTTTCACTCCAATCTTCAATGTCTCTGCTTTAAAGAGAATGTTGTGCAGTAATCAGATGCTACGCTAAACTCAAGAAATTGTAGTTTGGTAGAATGCATCCTTGTCACCCAGAAGTGTATGGTCCGGATGGTTAAGTTTGTCTAATTTGTGGTGATACGTGCTCACTTTCTACAGCCTGCCAGTTTGGTACATCTGctctgctctctctctttcttttcaaTGAAAGTGCAGGATTTTCTGTCTCTCAAAAGCTGCTTTCCTTTGTTGCTTGTGTTCTGTCTGTTCAATGCCTCCCCTCAGTCTTCACACAGCTTGTCCGCActtctctcttttctttaaaTTCCTGttctttgttgtttgttttaaattgtccAAATAGGTCAGATGATTCTTTGCATCCTTCccttttttttcatctgttgtGTCCTCTCAGAGGCAGGTGCACAATCTCTACTGCATCTCTCTTCCACTCATTGCTATCTCTCTACTCTTCTGtccctccctctttctctctcgttctctctccCACTCTCTTTCAAAAGGAAGAAGCACAAAGagcaacaatgaaaaaaattggCACAAGTAGATCACAGTGAATATAGTTTCTCAAAGAACCCTAAAAATGCACTATAATTGGTTTAATTCagatatattgttaaaaaataaactaaaagcgAAAGAGTTTGCaccaaaaagtaattttatacttttaaaatgttttttgtattatattgtgtgtgtgtgtgtgtgtgtgtatatatatatatatgtaattttaaagatatataaaaagcttaagttgtttttttagtattattatatatttttttctttagaatatctatctgtctatctatacaCATTTATTGCATACAATTTTTAAACTACAATGAATAATGAGTATATTTACcttaacagtcaagcactgatTCCTGATGAGGGggtgcaaatatatatttgtttgcgAGAAGATAATCTGAAAGCCTGCAGAAAAATCTTTCGCATATAACCGAATTAATGTGGCACAAGCAGATCTCTCTAGTGACCGAGTGACAGTTATAGAGGCCGTAATGGGAGCAGAACTGAGtcttaaaaccacaaataaagACACTTTAAGGGCTGAAGTGGGTTTAAAGGGACAGTGACATTACCACAAACACAAGAATTaggtggagagagagagatggtgtGAAAGGGAAAGCAGAACAGCCATCTGTGCTGagcagatatttacatatattaccAGACAAAAGCAGCATCTCCCACAACACACACAGGCATTTCTGTAAGGGTGAAATCTGAAAGGATACAGCTCTGGGTCAATACTTACTGGCAAGGCTGCAGACCgaaaatgtgttgttttcacAGGCAGTGGGGGTTGAGGGAATAAAGCATGGTCTTTGAAAAGACTAATTATCTTCCAAAAAATGTGTCAGGTTGAGGCAAGCTGTCACAGTGATactggggcaagttgtcacatgTGTTCGTGTATGATTTTGTGTTCATGATTATTCAGCTAGATCAAATTCTCAGTAAAAGCCACTAAATATCATATCACCTaggccttttttttattttattttatattttcttacttaagatcaaattttatttcatgttagaAATATTGTAAATGTCTGTTTCACAAGCTTTAGTTGTGTAGTTTAGCTTCAGACTCAAGCAATTCAGTTGTGTGCTTTATTGAAGCTTTATGAGTTTTCATATAttcccaaaacaaacaaacaaaaaaaaatcgttCTCAAGTTTATTGTGAAgagttattttacaatatttacatcGTCTGCCATCTGGTGATCACAAAACATACTACACGACTAAAATCTAAACAACTCATCTTTATAAAACAAGACACATTTCTGCCCTGGTGACTTTAATAAAATGCGCATCATTAACATCTATTAAATTTAGTagtgtgttttattattcaATGACGCGAAGCCCAATGAGACAGGTAATATAGCTGTTTACTATGCAAAAGAAATGATTTTTCATTTACCTCAGGAGttttaatggatttttaaaatgaacatttacttGCGTAAAATTACGTACAATTTATgttatatagacattaaaaaataacatttgaggTTGACTGCACTGTATGTGACTTacgttagaaaaaaaaaacccgtaTGTCTCTTCAGGCAAACCTTATTTTTTACTctaatcaaaaatgttattttaaaatcccATTAGAATTCGCCTTCTGTGTTAACGTCACCAATGAACAGCTCTACTATGGTTTTCAAAAGCGACAAGTGTCATCGTTTTTCATAAGCGTCCAAATCTTCTGGTACCCTGGGCATCACATATTTCAGCGGACGCTCCGGTCCGAGTCTGAAGGGCGCGCTCACAGTCCCTTCCGCGAGCACGAGCGGCAGGTGCCCGCCCTCGTCGAATCTCTTTCCCATAGTCAGGATTCCCGCAGCTTGGTTCCGTGAGCCGTGCAGGAGTTGTTGCAGGCGTTCTTGGACACGTCTTTCGCCCACTTTACGTTTGCCAAGTGTTAGAATTCCGACGGCAGCGTCGTTATTAAAGCGGCCGATGTGTCTGGCGACGGAAGTGTCATTTCGGCGTCCTGCCCGGCACAGAATCTCATATAATTTGCAGGACCTCGACGCACTCGAGCAGCAGGTGGCCACGCCCTCTGCATCCAGCGCCAGGTGCGCCAGCAGCGCCATGAAGAGGAGCAGTTGAACTTTCTGATGAAAAGAGAGGATGCATTCAATAAATACTGagtattaattaaacaattcaGTCATTCTGGATAATAACGTTTAAATCACattccaccttattcttcaacgcataagtaagcctatgggcgagattTCCAGTGCATTAGCCGCTAGAGGATTTGCACTtatgtcacgatttggtcagttacccggatgcgcggccatcctggcgatactcagatgtaaacaacagcatggatggCACCTTTAAtctactactgaatatgttgttctgctaatttctgctgtctaaaccacggaaaaacgtgtttaagctgttaaatcatatagagaaggactccgtaagcaggaaagggtgcaatatttggacaaactaaagttaataggtggtaaagatacgtatgaGCAGTAGTAATTAAGATagtagcctaatatttcacctacctgactggaaatcataagaacaaacacaaatgttgtcaagattcttgccctagAAATCCCGGTTCAGTTTGGccaccacaaacaccttttctTCCTCAGTTTTTATGCACTCTTTTCCTTGacttgttataacttttggcagtctatagtactccaaatgtttttcttggtctgaccaattagtacagcccaaaacatgacaataattgatcattaataatcagcaaaatatacaagtttcattcagttcagtggcattgctTATGTTGAGTGCCGTCAGTATGGCCAATTGAGGAtgtgtcatgaaaacactctacaggaaaataacgagaagaatgaCAACGTGCAGtgaatggtaaaactgtttgcactacaaaccagtatgttcataattaaggtaatacattaaaataatgtgataagacacaccaatttgcaatatcaagcagcaaaattagctgttttgtacagctaaaaatagctggatgcggatgagaccgaaagccagacccatcaaatttacaattttacgggaaaaaggtggatacgtTTACATCtaagtttttacagtattttttttacatgagcCTTAGTAGACACAGTCTTGACCACTAAAAAAAGCACTTAAATCGGTTCTTTTTAAACTATACTAGTgctgttaaatgattaatcgcaattaatcgcatgcaaaataaaagtttttgtttacataatatgtgtatactgtgtatatttattatgtatatgtatatacacacacacacacacacacacacacctatatacagtatatatttgtattcatatagtttattatatatatttttaaaatgtaaacataacagatttttcttaaatacatacgtgcatgtgtatttatagatacataacatatatacacagtacacacacatatattatgtgaacaaaaacttttattttagatgcgattaatcgtgattaaacGTTAAACAGCCCTAAACTATATGCATTTCTTTATCTGATTAtgattaaaaagcttttttttactaaaatatatttttcacactaaaatgggtttattttaaataacgaaaCTGAATTTGTTTGTTAGCGTCTCTTTatctgattattattttttctttttttttttttaatgattttccaTTATCTGGCAGGTCCAAATACAAACATTTCAACACaattaataaagtttttaaatttaatatggtATAGTATCTCACATAAAAACCTTGGTTTATTCCAGGAATTCTGAGTTGTATGCGTGTACAGCTGTCAGTACTAACACTTTTGACTAATAGCgttgttaattaatttttttgacatttaattaattttggagGAAAAATAAGCATGTGTTTTTGAGTTAAcctttaattaaataacaaaaaaaaaaaaaaactattttcttttggAAAGTTCACTGGCTGCCTGAATGCTCAGATTGCCTTACTCTTTATCGTTTAAGCTTAGCAGCTGCCGcttgtataattttttgtttccaATTAAACTTTATGATCCGCATGAATGTCATTGCAAATTAAACTGTATTATCCCCAGATGGAACCATTAAAATTTTAGCCTTCCGTTTAAATCGCtgaaataatttctgaacagtCTCTGACTGGTCTTACCTTGGCTGCGCAGTCCATGGATCTGGCTGCTGCCCCGGTCTTGTTGTAGACAAATGTCATGTATCTGATAGTCTTCAAATTCGATGGTCCTTTTGCTCTCTGATACGGGACTAGTGTTTTTATACAGATGTGCCACCCACCCCTCCATCCTCAGAGGCTAATTATAGGCATAAATTAGACCAGCTGATATTACCACCTTTGTTTCTTCAATGTCATCTTTCTCATTTAAAGCTGGAAGATGATACAATAAAGATCTGTTAGGGTTGTTAGCATCTTTGCGTGTGCTTGTATCCAAGTAATTGTATGGAGAGTTTCTTTAGGACTATTGTGGAGGGGCAGACAAGCTTCGTTAGCGAATTCCAAAAGAATGAGTGTGTGATGAGGCCTGGACGTAATTAGCTGCAAATGTAGAGGGTCCTGATAGAGTGACAAAAGCCTAAATGGAACAAAAGAGCAACAACGCCACAGCGTCACTAACAAGTAAAGCATTAGGAGATATGAATGACAGGATGCCTTTGTGTGAAACAGAAGGTCAGAGAGCAGAGTTAATGACcacatagacagatagatggactgTCCCGATTCACCACAGGGAAAGagcaatatatttctgtgatgtgtGATGGATTGTGTGAGTAATGGCATTCacattatccacctttttcttcaatgtggaagtaagcctatgggtgagatttccggttcattatccgctatagggaaataatgagaagaataacaaagtgtaGTAATGGTAAACTGGACtcggatgagaccggaaaccAGACCCATGAAATTTGCAAATGGCCACGCCCGCTCTTACAGgtagaaaaaggtggatacagtACATTTCTTTAGACTTAATATCAATGGTAGTATATATCCtcagattttttgaaaaatgaccTGGAGACGTTTCTGATGTCATTCAGCTTTTATATAACATCATGTGGGCTTTATAAATGACAGACATCATCTCAATCAGAtgttattttgacattaatGTGACAATAAACACCCAAGTTCCTTGACCCAAA
It contains:
- the hcrt gene encoding orexin; translation: MTFVYNKTGAAARSMDCAAKKVQLLLFMALLAHLALDAEGVATCCSSASRSCKLYEILCRAGRRNDTSVARHIGRFNNDAAVGILTLGKRKVGERRVQERLQQLLHGSRNQAAGILTMGKRFDEGGHLPLVLAEGTVSAPFRLGPERPLKYVMPRVPEDLDAYEKR